One genomic window of Mycteria americana isolate JAX WOST 10 ecotype Jacksonville Zoo and Gardens chromosome Z, USCA_MyAme_1.0, whole genome shotgun sequence includes the following:
- the S100Z gene encoding protein S100-Z produces MPSSHLFIPALPLTAMSTPLEDAMDTLIRIFHHYSGKEGDRYKLSKGELKELLTSELTDFLSGQKDPLRVDKIMKDLDSNKDNEVDFNEFVILVAALTVACNDFFEEHLKKEGF; encoded by the exons ATGCCTAGCTCACATTTGTTTATTCCAG CTCTCCCACTTACTGCTATGTCCACACCGCTGGAGGACGCGATGGACACCTTGATCAGGATTTTCCATCACTACTCTGGCAAAGAAGGAGACAGATACAAGCTCAGTAAAGGAGAACTCAAGGAGCTCCTCACCAGCGAGCTCACTGACTTCCTTTCA ggCCAAAAGGACCCTCTTCGGGTTGATAAGATTATGAAAGACCTGGACTCCAATAAAGACAATGAGGTGGATTTTAATGAATTTGTCATTCTGGTTGCAGCTTTGACTGTGGCATGTAATGATTTCTTCGAAGAACACCTAAAGAAAGAgggattttaa